In Aegilops tauschii subsp. strangulata cultivar AL8/78 chromosome 3, Aet v6.0, whole genome shotgun sequence, one genomic interval encodes:
- the LOC109739652 gene encoding RNA exonuclease 4-like, producing the protein MDNSSDAHSRHRCAACYRQFNRMEHLVEHMRTSHHSRHEPRCGVCGKHCRSLDALRDHLGFGASLPSKPACATAFQAHGCPLCLAVFPTSAALRAHCAACKLSRAPIPSSVQSLTRTMSRMGVRGGGGAVALGCKMVGGGSDGTLDVCARVCVVDEHEAILYESFVKPLIPVTHYRYESTGIRPEHLRDAPTVKQATRRIQDILLNGEQSYYSSRGAARLLVGHGLEHDLDALGMDYPAHLRRDTAAYPPLMKTSARLMSNSLRYLTRSCLGYDIQTGGHHHPYDDCVAAMRLYKRMRAMRDQHGRSKDNDDDCTAKAFPSIGLQVSTSE; encoded by the exons ATGGACAACTCTTCAGATGCTCACAG CCGTCACAGGTGCGCGGCGTGCTACCGGCAGTTCAACCGGATGGAGCACCTGGTGGAGCACATGCGGACGTCGCACCACTCCCGCCACGAGCCACGCTGCGGCGTCTGCGGCAAGCACTGCCGCTCCCTCGACGCCCTCCGCGACCACCTCGGCTTCGGCGCCTCCCTGCCATCCAAGCCAGCCTGCGCCACCGCCTTCCAAGCCCACGGCTGCCCGCTCTGCCTCGCCGTCTTCCCCACCTCCGCCGCCCTCCGCGCCCACTGCGCCGCATGCAAGCTCTCCCGCGCTCCGATCCCCTCTTCCGTCCAGAGCCTCACAAGGACTATGTCGAGGATGGGCGTtcgaggcggcggtggcgcggtgGCGCTGGGGTGCAAGATGGTGGGCGGGGGTAGCGACGGCACGCTTGACGTGTGCGCGCGCGTCTGCGTCGTCGACGAGCACGAGGCCATCCTCTACGAGAGCTTCGTGAAGCCTCTCATCCCGGTGACGCACTACCGGTACGAGAGCACGGGCATCCGCCCCGAGCACCTCCGCGACGCGCCCACGGTGAAGCAGGCGACGAGGCGGATCCAGGACATCCTCCTCAACGGCGAGCAGTCCTATTACTCCTCCCGCGGCGCCGCCCGGCTCCTCGTCGGCCACGGGCTGGAGCACGACCTCGACGCGCTCGGCATGGACTACCCGGCGCACCTCAGGCGGGACACGGCCGCGTACCCGCCGCTGATGAAGACCAGCGCCAGGCTCATGAGCAACTCGCTCCGGTACCTCACGCGGAGCTGCCTGGGCTATGACATACAGACCGGCGGCCACCATCACCCGTACGACGACTGCGTGGCCGCCATGCGCCTGTACAAGAGGATGCGCGCCATGAGGGACCAGCACGGCCGGTCCAAGGACAACGACGATGACTGCACGGCCAAGGCGTTCCCGAGCATAGGTCTCCAAGTCTCTACATCTGAATGA
- the LOC109783937 gene encoding protein FAR1-RELATED SEQUENCE 5-like, giving the protein MCGPAESSIAEAGDARIAMETDLNSTCEAVALSAAASEQSTGKDNPEAPGWTKRMSALELTLRSYAENKTETVIVPAVGRNFDTLGEAYDYYNLYSWEVGFGVRYGKSRLNVERTKCMQEIVCGCSGIPKKDNKRTCRCRCPAMIRMLRSADNGWYINEYRTDHHHALTERCGEKVYWPSHKHIDIYTRDVIKQLRENNISVGKVYNIIRSFFGSMSNVPFSKRALRGLCGKISREQADNDVKKTMDVFAELGAKDSGLYYRVQPDEESRIWNLLWSTGHISFNYYFGDAITFDTTYRTNMYDMPFGLFVGVNNHFQSVIFAGVLWHVLKKAKEYLGSYYTKRSKFKSDFHKIVQHMLTVDEFESAWEQMIETYGLHKNNYLTQIYETREKWAKPYFHGKFCAKMTSTQRSESANHMLKTYVPASCPMHLFVRQYMRLLFDREASENYEEEDENSVPCNENEHTLGASCQQGVLDFIGIDHIPEKHILKRWTKDARDILPAHLSYLQKDSISVKSVTFRHSNLYSHALEVVRLGDANPEAYGIAMEMLKITMDKLTPVAVVHDGMGLEDRTQRMQLKDKEAVPAIAYTNGNTSDAEGSAIGDFVGLKAPERKRKAGRPTNSRDKPPYDDRGAKSKRLKQCKTGEDVEKCSTSKRTRFCSICREPGHKSTTCPQRGDLPQKERKEAKCSNCGVGGHRRNTCNKPKVVLHIAANTDIDTNRISALV; this is encoded by the exons ATGTGCGGGCCTGCTGAATCCAGCATTGCAGAAGCGGGAGATGCCAGAATAGCCATGGAAACGGATCTGAACAGCACTTGCGAAGCAGTAGCGCTGTCTGCAGCAGCTTCAGAGCAGTCTACAGGGAAAGACAACCCTGAAGCCCCTGGCTGGACGAAGAG GATGAGTGCGCTGGAACTAACACTGCGAAGCTATGCAGAAAACAAAACTGAAACTGTCATAGTTCCTGCTGTGGGGAGGAACTTTGATACACTGGGTGAAGCTTATGATTACTACAATCTATATTCATGGGAGGTTGGGTTTGGAGTAAGATATGGCAAAAGCCGGCTAAATGTTGAAAGAACCAAATGCATGCAGGAGATAGTTTGTGGATGTTCG GGAATACCAAAGAAGGATAACAAACGTACATGCCGATGTAGATGCCCTGCTATGATACGGATGTTGCGTTCAGCCGATAATGGCTGGTATATAAATGAGTACAGGACAGATCACCACCATGCTCTCACTGAAAGATGTGGTGAGAAAGTTTACTGGCCTTCACACAAGCATATTGATATATACACACGTGATGTGATTAAACAACTCCGTGAAAACAACATTAGCGTTGGCAAAGTTTACAATATAATCCGAAGTTTCTTCGGTTCAATGAGCAATGTACCGTTCAGCAAAAGAGCTCTCCGAGGGTTGTGTGGAAAGATCAGTCGTGAACAAGCTGATAATGATGTAAAGAAGACAATGGATGTTTTTGCAGAGTTAGGAGCAAAAGATTCTGGGTTGTACTACAGAGTACAGCCTGACGAAGAAAGCCGCATATGGAATCTGTTATGGTCAACTG ggcatatttccttcaactacTACTTTGGAGATGCAATAACCTTTGATACAACTTACCGTACAAACATGTATGACATGCCATTTGGGCTGTTCGTTGGAGTCAACAATCACTTCCAGAGTGTGATCTTTGCTGGTGTGCT ATGGCATGTGCTCAAAAAAGCAAAGGAATATCTTGGATCATATTACACGAAGCGCAGCAAATTCAAGTCAGATTTCCACAAAATAGTACAACACATGTTGACAGTAGACGAATTTGAATCGGCATGGGAGCAGATGATTGAAACATATGGTCTGCATAAGAACAATTATCTCACCCAGATATATGAGACAAGAGAGAAATGGGCGAAGCCATATTTCCATGGCAAGTTTTGTGCTAAGATGACCAGTACGCAGCGCAGTGAAAGTGCCAACCACATGTTGAAGACTTATGTTCCAGCTAGTTGTCCAATGCATCTATTTGTTCGTCAGTACATGCGGCTTCTTTTTGATAGAGAGGCAAGTGAGAACTATGAAGAGGAGGACGAAAATA GTGTCCCCTGTAATGAGAATGAACACACCCTTGGAGCATCATGCCAGCAAGGT GTACTGGATTTCATCGGCATAGATCACATACCAGAGAAGCATATTCTCAAACGTTGGACGAAAGATGCACGAGATATACTGCCAGCCCATCTCTCATACCTTCAGAAGGATAGCATTTCTGTAAAGTCAGTAACATtcagacattcaaatctctacaGCCATGCACTTGAAGTCGTGAGGTTAGGGGATGCAAATCCAGAAGCATATGGGATTGCAATGGAAATGCTCAAGATAACAATGGATAAGCTAACTCCTGTAGCTGTTGTCCATGATGGCATGGGATTGGAGGACAGAACTCAGCGGATGCAACTTAAAGACAAGGAAGCCGTTCCAGCAATCGCATACACGAACGGCAATACAAGTGATGCAGAAGGCAGTGCTATTGGTGATTTTGTAGGGTTGAAAGCACCAGAGCGTAAAAGGAAAGCCGGACGACCTACCAACAGCAGAGATAAACCTCCATACGATGATCGGGGTGCAAAAAGCAAAAGGTTAAAACAGTGCAAAACCGGTGAAGATGTTGAGAAGTGCAGCACAAGCAAGCGCACTCGTTTCTGCAGCATATGCCGCGAACCTGGACACAAGAGCACAACTTGTCCGCAGAGAGGTGATCTTCCTCAGAAGGAAAGGAAGGAGGCAAAATGCTCAAATTGCGGCGTCGGTGGCCATAGGAGAAACACCTGCAACAAGCCAAAAGTTGTTCTCCATATTGCTGCCAACACTGATATAGACACAAATAGAATTAGTGCTTTGGTTTGA
- the LOC109783944 gene encoding uncharacterized protein produces the protein MMHHQRPKKMVAFEGALTGRRFLGCPMQQDVGVNCGVVEWVDGPWPEILKRCLTRIWDMYHEQNLGRVNDKQAHEKEVAKLQKEIDFLSNNYSQLVEDVSKLFDYQDGKMSHDMDYTSQAINELNEKKKQLEDQAKIELSMEKMKLAKEQRCILQSQADIIQNMRKAMKEVEGERDLLRQEKKKLEYLIADLLKAGHASKDKLERIKAIMNE, from the exons ATGATGCATCATCAGAGGCCGAAGAAGATGGTGGCTTTTGAAGGTGCTTTGACTGGGAGGCGATTCCTGGGTTGTCCTATGCAGCAG GATGTAGGTGTGAACTGTGGGGTTGTGGAGTGGGTGGATGGTCCTTGGCCAGAGATTCTAAAAAGGTGCCTAACCAGGATTTGGGACATGTACCATGAGCAGAACTTGGGGAGGGTGAATGACAAACAAGCCCATGAGAAAGAGGTGGCCAAGCTACAGAAGGAAATTGATTTCCTGTCAAACAACTACAGCCAGTTGGTGGAAGATGTATCCAAGCTATTTGACTATCAAGATGGCAAGATGTCTCATGACATGGACTATACCAGTCAGGCAATCAATGAACTAAATGAGAAGAAGAAACAACTTGAGGATCAGGCAAAGATTGAGTTAAGTATGGAGAAGATGAAGCTTGCCAAGGAGCAAAGGTGCATTCTTCAAAGCCAAGCAGATATCATTCAGAACATGAGGAAGGCCATGAAGGAAGTGGAGGGGGAGAGGGACCTACTAAGGcaagagaagaagaagctggAGTATCTGATTGCTGATCTGCTCAAGGCTGGGCATGCCAGCAAAGATAAACTGGAGAGGATCAAGGCAATTATGAATGAGTGA